A stretch of DNA from Ailuropoda melanoleuca isolate Jingjing chromosome X, ASM200744v2, whole genome shotgun sequence:
GCTCCGGGTTAAAAGTCTCTATTGCCAAAGTCCCGCGTCTGATCCTGGGCCTTAATCTCAGATCAATAACATGAAGGCCTTTGGAGCCCGTGCCAAATTTTCACAGCCAGCGAGGATTCCAAATGCTAGGACGCTGGCTTCAGGATTTAAGATTTGAGATGtgtttcttacatttaaaaaaaaaaagttatgtgtcGAAGGGAATATGAAACCAAAGATTACTTTCCTTTCCCCCCCTGTCATGAATTCGCCCATCCGTGGATGAGAGCACTCCCTTCCAAGCAGAAAGGCGCCTGGGAAAAGGTTGACGATGCAGACAGTGTGGGTCGGCATCTGGGCAGAGTTTGGGAAAGAGAGGAGGCTCTGAAAAGTTGCTTcgttttcctccccccccccccggggtttCTTaggtaatgtttttttttttcttctctgacaatttttgtctgtcttctccctgttCGCTGGTCACACTCTGGCCTAAACCCACAGCGTAGAATGTTCCCGCCTGTGGAGTTCAAGACTCCTTGCCAAACTGGCAGAATGCCTTCCCCGGGTGGCAAGAAATAGCCAAGCGGTTGTCAGTTTCTCCTGTGGCGCCCAGCCCTTGTCCTCTTCTCCAGCCTTTCCATGGTGCCAAGTCGAAAAGGGGTGTCAAGTCTAATTTCGTGTATTATTACTGataaacatatttctaaaaatgcaCTTCAGAAAAGTGCAGAGTGGGAAGGTTCTGGCCTTTGAGCCGTCGTCCGTCGTCGGAGAAGGGAATCGGCAGcagcaggggatgggggagggcagcaggagcTGGTGACCTGCAGGCGGGGGAGGGGCCACCAATGAGGGAGCTGCCCGGCCCCCCCACCTTCGGGGGCTAGGGTGCAGGCATAAAGGGCGGCCTTCCCTCCCCGGAACAGCCAGCTCTTCGAGGGTCACGGACACCAAGGTAGGGATGTTGGGGTGCTGTGggttttatctctcttttttaaagacagcTTGAAAACGCGCCGAGGTAAGTTGATGGAAAATGCCTCACTTTAGGGACGATCAGCCCTTTTTTCATTCTCCTGTCTGTCTCTTCCTGCCACATTGCCTATTTCGTTTAGATTGAGAGAACGTGTTTTTCCAGTTCTGAGAAAAACTCAGTCTGTACTGGGATCTTACCAGGGCCTTAAGCCAGGTGTTTTGCTGAATTTGCTCCACGCGACTACACTTTCCGTCGATCTCTGCTACCTTCCGCAGAGCTCCCCGTTGACCATGTCTTCCATTAAGATCGAGTGTGTTTTGCGGGAGAACTGCCGGTGTGGGGAGTCTCCGGTGTGGGAGGAGGCGTCCAACTCGCTGCTCTTCGTAGATATTCCTGCAAAAAAGGTTTGCCGGTGGGATTCGCTCAGCAAGCGCGTGCAGCAAGTGACCGTGGGTAAGGATGAAGGCCCCACTGTGCCCAGACAGCCATCTTTTCCTTGGGGACCCGGGAAGGGGGGTCCCCTGATGTGTCATTCCCCAGGGAAGTTGTTACAGAAGCCTACTGGATACGCTTTAAAACTTCTGGATGGTCAGGCTCTCTCAAACCACACTGTGTCCCCCCACTTGGACTTGGACCCAGGAGTAAATTCTGGATGGTCCGTGGGGTGTGGGGGACAGTCCCCATCTGGTGTTGCTGACAGGCACGGAGAAGCTTTCCTTAACAGCTTCAGATCACGGCTTTAAGGTCGGAGACCCCGTTTGTGGCACAGCGAAGGCTGTCTGCCTTGGGTCGGGCCAAGCCCTTAattggcaaaagaaaagaaaaaaacgagTATGTCCCTTCTTTGAATGTAAAAAGAAGAGCTTTTGGACTTAGAAGCCATCAACCAGGACTATCTGTTCACTGCACAAAATCAGGTTCATGACAAATTCCAAGGGCCTTTGAATGTGATTCTGTTTATGGCCCTGTGATTCCCAGAGGAGGGGTTTCTCAATGTCTGGCCCAAGTGTAGGAGCTTGATAGAGATAAGGAAGCTTCTTGTTTTGTGTTAATGGGAAGAGATACCAGGAATTCCTGTGACCTTGGGACAGTCTTATCCCAAAACAGGCAAcctcaaactttttctttttcttttttttaatgagagagaaCAGCTTTTTAAGTCACCCAGGGATGTGAGTACGACTAGCGGCCAGAGCCGGTCCTTCCCTAGTCTCTTTTTGCCAGCATGCAGACATTAGGGGTATATTCCCACCCCTAATCTGCAGCCACCCCCAAACCATGGAAAGGGCTTATGATATCAGTTCACTTAGGAAGTTACAGAAGTGAGCTGACAAGTCTCGGGGCACAGGTCGGGATCCACGATGAGAATGTGACCCTCCCAGGACTGTCCAGCAGATTCCCTGGGTCCCTCAGTTGGCTGCAATCAACTTTTGAACGGGGCTTTGAGCTAAGAGCTGCTCCCAGAGTACCCAGCGCCTTGCACTGCCTGAATAGGTGCTTGGAAAACGTTTCCAAgggaccaactcttggttttggctcaggttatgatctcggggtcttgggatcaagccccaagttaggCTGCGCACTCAGCAGTGAGCcggctccttcctctccctctgctcctccttccccactttctctttcaagtaaataaaatcttaaagaaaatgtttcccaaataaattctttttaaaaagattttattcatttatttgtcagagagagagcgagcacaagcaggggagcagcagagggaaagggagaagcaggctccccactgagcaaggagcccgatgtggggctcgatcccaggaccctgggatcatgtcctgaaccgaaggtagatgcttaaccaaatgagccacccaggcgtcccacaactttcaattaaatacataaaatagggCCCCTTAAAAAAGACAAGCCCtggatcagagggagagagagaggtcgCAATACCTAGCTGCCGAAACTACACACggtttgtgtccaaatttcctggAGATAGGTGAATCAAGCATGGCTTGCTCCATGACAGCTGCTCTGaacaccccctctccccccatcccagtTAGggacatccccccccccccgtgccctTTGAACCTGATGTGGCGCCTGCCTCAGTGTATGGTGCCTGCGACCATGTGACTGCTCTGCCTGTCCCACTAGActagaagcttccagaagagTGGGGTTTCATTCACCTTTCTATCTCTGCTGCCCAAGGGTACTGCTCAGCAAATACACTGGGTTCTGTAGCCTTCACCATTcagcagaagggagagggcaCTCGCATCATCAAAAGAGCTGGAATCCTCTTAGAGATGCCAGGTGGCGGGATGCCCGCAGGCTGCTGTCCACCTCCTGTCTTCTGATTGCTGGCTTTTGCCCCTGCAGAGGCCCCCGTCAGCTCTGTGGCCCTTCGCCAGGGAGGAGGCTATGTCGCCACCATTGGAACAAAGTTCTGTGCTTTGAACTGGGAGGATCGGTCCGCGGTTGCCCTGGCCACGGTAGATAAAGACAAGAAGAACAATCGGTTCAATGATGGGAAGGTGGATCCCGCTGGGAGATACTTCGCTGGTACGCTTTATCTCGAGCCCGAGCTCGTATTGACCGAGCTCGGGAGACAGTGGGACTTAGGAATGTCTCTCAGGGTAAACGTTTCTCATAATGCGTCTTGGGTTCTTCTTTTATCATTACTTGAGTtgcttttcacttaaaaaaaaaataccaaggggcacctggctgactctgtCGGGAGAgcgtgtgactctcgatcttgaggtggtgagttcgagtcccacgtggaggtagagtttacttaacaaaaatgtgaaaacaaacaaagtctattaaaaattgttaaaaataattaatttaatttaatttaatttaaaataacttaaaaattttttaaatcccacGAGAAAAGCTTCAGAAATACTCCCTTCAATTTCTGACTCTGGCAGAGACTAAAATGTGCATGGTACATTAGTAGTTTaaatgagctttattttttttaattttttttaattttaaagattttatttatttctttgacaacacaagcaggaggagaggcagagggagagggtgaagcagactccccgctgagcaaggagccctatccagggctcgatcccaggaccctgggatcatgacgcgagctgcaggcagatgcttaaccaactgaaccacccaggtgcccctaaatgagCTTTAAAATAGAGGTTTTGTGGTTGCTGGTGATCTTTAAATTGGAAATGATTTcaaatttacaggaaaaaaaaagtaaaaatagtacaAACAACACCCGTCTCCCCTTTACCAAGATTCCTATTGTCAACGTTTTGTCCCAtttgctcgttctctctctctataatcATACTTTTCTCCAGAATCATTTGGAAGTAAGTTGCATCTATCACATGCCTTAACCCCGAAAAATACTTCTGCGGGAATTTCCCAAGAAAAACGACATACCGTTGCACGACCACAGTACAGCTATCAGCTTAAAGAAGTTTAACATCGTTACAGTTTTACCTGATGTACTAGCTATGCTCCAGTTTTGTCCATGAACCAAATAATGTCCTTTACAGCATACTTTACCCTCCGGTGCAGGGTCCAGTCTAGGATTACGTATTGCATTTAGTTGACGTGTCTTTTTAAACCTCTTTTGTCTGGAACAGAACACAgcctttctggtttttttatgACACTGTTGTGTTTGAAGAATACAGTCCCACACAACTCCCCCCATTTAATAGAACATTCCTCACGTTCctcttatttttgtgtttgtctaATGTTTCATTGTGATTAGATTGATGCCGGACATTTGTCGCTAGAATACTGCAGAGGTGACGCTCTCTCTTTGTCCAGGTATCCCACCTGGAGACCATGTGTCTCGTGGGTGATGTTAGTCTTGATCACCTGGCTACGTTCTTCTCAGATTCCTCTACCGCATAGttactattttttcaaagattggatttattttagagagagagggcagaggggcagaggagcaaggagagggacaagcagactctgccctgagcacaagCCCatcatagggctcgatctcacaaccctgagatcatgacctgagccgaaagcaagagtcggaggcttaaccgactgagccacccaggcgcctccatagttactatttttaattgtaatttataaacattttgtgGGGTTTATTGGTTATCTGTtcctgtgtaacaaattaccctgaaattcagtggcttaaaataacaaacattttttatctCACATAGTTTCTGAAGGTTAAGAATCTGGATGTGGGTTAGCCAGATGGTTCTAGTTCAAGGCTCTACCCTGAAGTTGCAGTCAAGCTGTTGGGGGGGCTGTGGCCTCTGAAGGGGGTCTGTCAAGGGGCCTGGAGGATTCGTGTCTAGGCTCACTCACATGGGGTCGGCAGGGGGCCTCAGTTCCTTaccacatgggcctctccataGGGCTGCTGTGGACACGGCTTCCCCAGGGCCAgtgatgagagaggagagaatgaggaCACCCAAGACAGGGGCTACGGTCTTATAACCAATCTCGGAAGTGACATAACGTCATTTCTGCCATGTGCTATTGGTCACACGATGATAGAAGGGATCATTCTGGAAGGCAGGGATCATtcggggccatcttggaggctggctacaGCACTGGGGGAGATACTTTAAGACCGATCAGATATCCTGGTCCTCGTCAAAACGTCTCCCTTGGGTTTTACATTTGTTGATGATTCTTGCTTGAACCAATGTTGACTATGATGGAGAATGGCTTACGTCCAGCTTTCCGTGAATGTTAACTCTAGCCCaattaaataatgcatttcaCTTATGTTCTCATTTACTTCCCCTCATAACAAGTTAGCCAGAGTCGATTCCAAATCCCTGCTCTTtccacctccccgccccctcaCGTTCTTGCTGCCATGGCTCCATTCACTCTCAGCATGGAAGGTTCCTGAGGTCTGAGCAACCGGCTATGGCTTGTTCCCCATCTTCCCGGGCTTTACACAACCACAGATCTAGTCCAGGACAGGTCGAAAGATTAAAGATGAGAATCCGTTGGAAGCCCTTCTGCCACTGATTTCTGCAGGACAAGGAAATAGGATTGGATACCCTACCTGCCGTTGAaattgagtttctctctcccttacgGCTATAGTTCACAGTTCTGTGGCACTTTGTGAGACACAATAAAGGGGTCCTCAGAAGCCTGAGTCCTTAGCCTGAAGTCTCCAGTTCTTAATTTGTGCCCTGAGGAGACCCCTTAAAATTGTAGGCATTATTGTGGGTGTACAAACGGGTCTTGCGCGTCTGCTGAAAGCACCTGAGAACCCTTTTCTAGAGAGTTCGTAGCTTTCAGCAGGTGCTAGGAGGTGTCCCTGGACCAGAAAAGGGTAGGGTCATTTGATAGTCAGGATGGAGTCTCAAGGTGGTGGGTAGAATCCTGAAGGTGTCACCACATCCAAGGTCTGATCTGTTTGTGTCCACTACTAGGTAGTGACGTATAAGCCAGGGCTCCATCTTGTTCTTTCCCACTAAGGCAGAACCTTTTCCAAGCAGTGCAGAATTCACATCCATGTTCCAGGCATCTCTTCCTGTGAGGCAGACAGTGGGGAGGAATATTAGTGAAACAAGCCCAACAGCCCATAGCTGTCTCCTCAGGGCAGGAAACTGCTGTGTGAGCATCCTTCTCCCCTGGGAGGGAGGATTCATCCTGTCTTGCTTGCTATTCAGGCTTCCCAACTTTTGTCTATTTTCCTTTAACTCACTCTAATTTCAGATGGAACTTGGTATACTAGATGAACTTTCCCAGTTCCTTCATTACAGTCGAATTCTGCTCTGTCCCCCAAGATCACAGTCAAGTCTAAGTGAATATCCGATGTGCGCTTAAGAAGAACGTGTGCTCTGCTGCTGTTGAGTGGGGTGTTCGGTAAATGTCACTTAGATCGGTTGATGCTGTTCagtttatttctttgctgatttttctatCTACTTGTATCTGTTACTGAGAGAGGGATGCTGACATCTCCAACTGtaattatggatttgtctatttctcttcagttctgatttttgctttgtgtattttcaaGCTCTGTTGTTAAGCACCTACAAATTCAGGATTTCTACGTCGTCTCAGTGAACTGATCGTTTTCACCATATGGAGGACCTCTGTGTGTCtctgatggttttctttgctctaagtatattttgtctgatgttaACATAGCCCCTCCAGCTAACGTTTTAATCAATATTTGCATGGTGTAgcttttcccatcctttcactttcacaCGATCTATATCATTATatctgaagtgagtttcttaaTGCCAGCAAacagttggatttttaaaaaattcatcttaaCAGTATCTTAGTTGGTGTATCTAGATTATTTACATTTAGTGTAATTATTAATATGCTTTGACTTAGATCTACCATGTTGTTActtgtttcctcttctctccttctgcatTTTTTGTCTTCCGcttcccttttcctgcctccttttgGGTTGCGTGAGTCTtcttttagaattccattttaatttatttatggtgATCTTTCACTGTatctctctattttgttttttaagggctTCTGAAGGGATTGCGAAATATACAGTTAACTTTTTGCAGTCTATCTAGAACCAAGATTTTACCACTTCAATTGATTATCGCTTCTTTATGCTATAGTTGCCTctatatgtgtacatataaatccagtcaaaatgtaatttttgcttttaaccatcagaaatattttaaagaactggggcacctggctggttcagttggtggagtctgcgactcttgatctcggggttatgagttcaagccccacgttgggtatagaaattacttaaaaatttaaaaaatttaatctcctccactcccgtccatgttgctgcaaatgttgtgaaatcgttctttctgatggctgagtaatattccattgtatatatggaccacatcttcttaatccagtcatctgttgaagggcatcttggctccttccacaatttagctatcatggacaatgttgctatgaacattggggtgcatatgcccttctcttcactacgtctgtatctttgggataaatacccagtagtgcaattgctggatcatagggtagctcaatttttaactttttgagggacctccacactgttttccaaagtggctgtaccaacttgcattcccaccagcagtgtaagagggatcccctttctccacatcctctccaatatttgttgtttcttgtcttgtcaatttctgccattctaactggcataaggtggtatctcaacgtggttttgattttaatttccctgatggctaatgattttggtttcactcatttatggaacataagaaataggaagatcagtaggagaaggaagggaagaacgaagggggggtaaatagaagggagaatgaacagtgagagactatggactctggcaaacaaactgagggcttcagaggggagggggggtggcggaatgggataggccaatgatgggtattaaggagggcacgtattgcatggtgcactgggtgttatacgcaactaatgaatcatggaactttacatcaaaaactagggatgtaccatatggtgactaacataacataataaaaaattattataaaaaataaaaaatcttggggcgcctgggtggcacagcggttaagcgcctgccttcggctcagggcgtgatcccggcgttctgggatcgagccccacatcaggctcctccgctaggagcctgcttcttcctctcccactccccctgctttgtgttccctctctcactggctgtctctatctctgtcgaataaataaataaaatctttaaaaaaaaataaaataataataaaaaaataaataaataaaaaaataaaaaatcttaagaaaaataaaatcttggggcacctgtgtggcacagcagttaagcgtctgccttcggctcagggcgtgatcccggtgttgtgggatcgagcctcacatcaggctcctctgctaggagcctgcttcttcctctcccactccctctgcttgtgttccctctctctctggctgtctctatctctgtcaaataaataaataaaatcttaaaaaaaaaaaaagaaaaagaaaatctttaacaacaacaacaacaaaaatacttcCAAGAACTAAAGAGGAGAAGAACGGCCTATTATATTTACTATCTCTGTTGCTCTTCCTTCATTCTGATGTTCCAAGCTGCCTTTTTGtatctttcccttccctttagCAATTCTGTTAGAGCAGGTCTGCTGGCTGTCAAGTTTCCCAGTTTTACTTGATAtgagaatatctttatttcaccttcattctcaaaagatattttcactgaatatagaattctaggctgagactttttttttcttttagcagatGAAAAATGGGTCCCTTCaagggcgcctcggtggctcagttggttaagcatccgactcttgatgtcagctcaggtcttgatctcagggtcatgagttcaagcccccatgttgggctccatgctgggcaaggagccagctttagaaagaagaaaaaggaaaaaaaaagcgtCACTTCCTTCTGACCTCCATGGCTTCTCATGAAAAATCGACAGTGGTTGAAATCATTATTCTTCTATATGtcatatgtcatttttctttctttcttaggggCTTCTGTTTGACTTTGGTTTTCAGaattttgattatgatgtgtctggGTATAGATTTCTTTGGGATTATCTCCTGTTTCAGGCTTACGCAGCTTGAATCTGTGGTTTTCTGCAATGATGTTCACattggataatttctttttttcattttgtttaagattttaatttttttacagtaatctctaggcccaatgtggggctcaaactcacaaccccaagatcaagaatcacatgctctactgactgagctggccaagTGCCcctggataatttctattgacctGTCATTCGCTACACTGACTCTTTCCTTTGTCATCTCTATCCTGCTAGCAAATCCATCCagacagtttatttatttttttttcagttctaaaatttttgtttggCTGGTTTTTGTGTCTTCCACTTCTTTGCCTTGCCAAGTATAGTGAATGGTATCCTAGACCTTTTGACTATTTCTTTGAGACCCTAGGTGTTGTTTCAATCCTATGCAGAATGTTGATATATTTGTCCTCGTAAGCAATCTATGTATGTTTAGGTTCAGAAGTTTTAACAGAAAAGCTCCAGCCTGCTCTCTCTGAGGTGCCATTAGGATCTGGCCCACATGTGGGCCACTCCATGGCTGGCCTGAGACTTAGGAGTTTAACCACAGCTGCATTCTCAGTCTTTGGTATGCTAATTAGAACCAGATTCGTGCGCATACAAGTAGAAGATGAGCCCAGGAGATCATAAACGTTCGCTTTATGGAATTGTTCGCTTTATGGAATTGCATTCCTGAACAATGTCCCTCTTGACTATCTCCAGGTACTTTCCATTTTCCTGGAGCTGTCCTTGTCATTCGTCCAGCCTGAAACCACCCATTTCTAGGACAGTGCTGTCTCCAGGGCCAAGCAGCAGCAGAAGCGGGGGGGAGGGTGGATAAAACCACACGTAAAAGCAGCAGTATTTGGCTCTGCCCTTTTGAAGCCACAGCTTCACCCAGTTGGAGAGGAATGTCCCCTTCCCCTGAGTCTTGATTCCTGCAGTTTCCTGTTGTCCACCACTCTGCTGTTACTACCCTTGCTGCAGGATAGCCTGAGGACCAGAGAAAGGAGTGGAAAAGGACCAGGGCATTTCTtccactctctgagcctcaggagTTTTCCTCTTCTGCTCCTTGAGCCAGATTGAGAGGGTTTCTCTTGGCTCTCTGTCTTCCCCACAGTGCTCACGTCCAGGTTGTGGGCTGCATCGGAGTTCAGGCTGGGACATACTGGGGAATAAAATGGAGACCTCGCCACCAGTTAGGCAGCCCTGCAAATTCTACTGTTCTTCCCCCAGCTGCCCGATTGATTCACTTTTCAGAGTTTCTCAAATAGCTCCACTGGCTGTTTTGTCCAGATTGTATAGTCGCGCTCAGTGGGAGAAAGTGGGGTTGGTGGAGATGTAGTCCTTCTTATCCAGAACCAGACCTGTCAGTGTAATTTTCATTTGCATCATAAGCAAGGTAGTTGTCATGTAAAGattgtattcattcattcgtcagagagtgagcacaagcagggggagcggcagtcagagtgagaagcaggctccctgctgagcaaggagcctgatgcgggactcgagcccggggaccctgggatcacgacccaagccgaaggcagacgcttcactgactgagccacccaggcgtcctgttgtctttttttttttttttaatataggacCCAGATTTCTCGATTCAGTGATGGGAAAGGAACCCTGGACATAAAAGATGGTGTAGGGCATGGGGCAAGGTGTTGTGGAGCTAAACTCAGCGATTTTGGGGTCTTGTAGGCACCATGGCCGAGGAGACGGCCCCCGCGGTCCTGGAGCGGCACCAGGGGTCCCTCTACTCCCTCTTTCCTGACCACCACGTGGAGAAGTATTTTGACCAGGTGGACATCTCCAATGGTTTGGATTGGTCCCTGGACCACAAAATCTTCTACTATATTGACAGCCTGTCCTACTCCGTGGATGCCTTTGACTATGACCTGCAGACAGGAAAGATCTGTACgtacttttccattctttttcttaatactGCTGGGAGTGTGTTTTTCGTCTGTGTTTaactaggaggctgcttcttcctcgaCTCGTATGAAAAGGCCCTTACTTGGCAAAGAACTGGCCGATGTGATGATTCCAACGTAGTCATAATTACCCAGACTCGACTATGCTGACAGTCAAACCATGGCCCTCAACACACCTAACCGTGGCCACCGTCGGCATAATGTGAATGGATCCCTATCCCCCTTCTTGCCACCATCCCTAGAAAGAGGCTCACTGTGCAATGGACCCTGTTCGACAAGAGGCGCCTATCGGCCAGTAATGCCCAGCAGAATGAGATAAAGGAAAGGCAAGTTAAGGTTTGGGGTTGAAATTGCTCCTTTGTACTTGAGTTAACCAGAGGCAAATACTCAGAGACGAATTAATAATCTTCCAGAATGGAAGAGTTTACAAAGTAGCTGCAGAGTGGTCAATCCCATCCGAGGGCTCGACACGAGCTAGAGCTGGAAACTGGGAGGGAAGGAATTCTCGAGAAGAATTTAAAAGGGAGCGCTTGAAACTGTTCTGTGAAAGGTGCCAAACCACAAGAGCAAAACCAATAATAAAAaggtcttggaaaaaaaaatcacaagactcTCGTGTAGATTTAACGAGAGGCAAGTTATTTCAGGACAGATGTTTTGCTTTGAAATATAGAGTGCTCGTTTTTATGActgtttttacccatttttactGACAgatggttttaacatttttttttccattgtgtctCAATGCAATTACTATAATGACCTGAATTTTGTAGTGTAAAGTTCCCTGGGGTTTGATGGTTTTTTGGTATACTGTGATTCCCCCTTTGGGGGAAGCCAGTTGGCTCCAGAATACCCCTCCTTTCAGAAATAAGCTCTTTAATACTGAATTTTGATAAGATGATTTTGGAGCATTGGGTCGGGCAGAAACAACACGAACGTCTTACTACTTTTTGCGTATTAACCGTTCGTATGGTACCATTAAGTTGCCTTCTAGACCTTGGACTTCATCACAAAGTCGGcatttttataaggaaaacagCAAAGGTCTAACCACAGACCGAAATGTATCCAAGGTGGGTGTGCAGACCTTCAGTTCGGGTCAACCTCAAAAAGAACTATGggtattttattaagaattctaCTTcctttcaggggctcctgggtggctcagtcggtgaa
This window harbors:
- the RGN gene encoding regucalcin, producing the protein MSSIKIECVLRENCRCGESPVWEEASNSLLFVDIPAKKVCRWDSLSKRVQQVTVEAPVSSVALRQGGGYVATIGTKFCALNWEDRSAVALATVDKDKKNNRFNDGKVDPAGRYFAGTMAEETAPAVLERHQGSLYSLFPDHHVEKYFDQVDISNGLDWSLDHKIFYYIDSLSYSVDAFDYDLQTGKISNRRSVYKLEKEEQIPDGMCIDTEGKLWVACYNGGRVIRLDPETGKRLQTVKLPVVKTTSCCFGGKDYSEMYVTCARDGMDPEGLLQQPEAGGIFKITGLGVKGIPPYPYAG